The proteins below are encoded in one region of Alistipes indistinctus YIT 12060:
- a CDS encoding thioredoxin-like domain-containing protein, with protein sequence MRKKTNKSRLMLALWLGIAWPALAGGPFVINGKLAGVEDGAVVRLFRPDGSMGAAVAADTLRNGRFMLCGEVEQLEMLSIAVQGEGFPSMGLNVWVEPDAVVSVSGRDKLLVTWKVASKIPQQAEANRYIDASRSEYVQMQQAAVEFSALAGEADRARRSRLLKRMDSLQMLIRKAEIEILQQAPVSEIWLDKLRNQAVAARIMKDYPYREEVLALYEKLPQQLRETSRGRSIRLNLFPPPVVQPGDEMADADLLDTLGRVHRLADYKGKYLLLDFWSIGCGPCRMAMPEMRRMGEVYRDVLTVISITQDRETSWKKYSAEQGIEGVNLRDPESLTGLSVYYGVKGIPHYVLISPEGKVITSWTGYAPGLIEKKLDEILPDSVGRPFVIEGNLQGVEDGLGIGLGRVEPGGIPQIGQDTIRGGKFRFSGLLNGPTHMVLMGDPRQGFSFTRLDFWAGPGRTTVAGDDKMIRSWRAESDLPEQTEQNRYADACRDAVHRQQQCMIEIRQAGRVQTPQTDSLWAEYQALQRLVDSVEIAILQTLPEGVTPSAVWMDKLSTQASNARYAKDYPYRDVVVELYEALSDSQKGSPEGIEIGHRLYPRSLKPGDMAPDGVLADPSGKSCRLADFRTPDKYMLLDFWRVACAPCHKSVPEMKEVVEEYRDRLTVVAVNLDGIRDQWLKAAAKDGITWTNLNDPQGFEGLPFYYDVFAVPTYVLISPAGKVSAIWSGYGPGLLKKNVAEAFAKADAASGLMSAEADVAGNYDDISPVKQAGTYVIEGHVTGIAAGAVFFLMDLDFEGGSSIARDTLRDGTFRFTGSVEAPVKIGLSSQAISTMLECWIGPGATTAITGEGPFPAAWKIESDLPEQTESNRYDEVSREMSLLRQQYHAEFMSIYNKLDLSKDSVPPRLFSLQTSRDSAARIAASRELELLAVSPVSTVWMDRFVSQVQRVSSSTKSQGRDTVLTLYDRLGDGWKQSEPGRYIALKLFPPKAVGIGDEFADGELFDTTGVVRYLADFRSEGKYMVLDFWHSACRACLEAIPEMNEVGEQYKDKLVIVGITLDRSPEVWKRTLAGHRVSWPGLRTAEGKVGLAAKYKVNGTPRYVMISPEGRVVALWGGYGPGTFRKEVEKVLQPADMR encoded by the coding sequence ATGAGGAAAAAAACAAACAAAAGTCGTCTGATGCTGGCTTTGTGGCTGGGCATCGCGTGGCCGGCACTGGCCGGAGGCCCATTTGTCATTAACGGTAAGCTGGCGGGAGTCGAAGATGGCGCGGTAGTGAGGCTGTTCCGGCCGGACGGCAGCATGGGAGCTGCCGTGGCGGCGGATACGCTGCGCAACGGTCGTTTCATGCTGTGCGGCGAAGTGGAACAACTTGAAATGCTGTCGATCGCGGTGCAGGGCGAAGGTTTTCCGTCGATGGGACTGAATGTCTGGGTGGAGCCGGATGCGGTCGTGTCGGTCAGCGGGCGCGATAAATTGCTGGTGACCTGGAAGGTGGCAAGTAAGATACCTCAGCAGGCTGAAGCGAATCGCTATATCGATGCGAGTCGCAGCGAATACGTGCAGATGCAGCAGGCGGCGGTTGAATTTAGCGCGCTGGCCGGTGAGGCGGATCGAGCCCGGCGGAGCCGGTTGCTGAAGCGGATGGATTCCCTCCAGATGCTGATCAGGAAGGCGGAGATCGAAATTTTGCAACAGGCACCGGTTTCGGAGATATGGCTGGACAAACTCCGTAATCAGGCTGTTGCCGCACGGATTATGAAAGATTATCCGTATCGTGAGGAGGTGCTGGCCCTTTATGAAAAATTGCCGCAGCAACTGCGGGAAACTTCCCGGGGACGCTCGATACGGCTCAACCTGTTTCCGCCGCCCGTAGTGCAACCCGGTGACGAGATGGCTGACGCCGACCTGCTCGACACGCTGGGCCGGGTACACCGATTAGCGGATTATAAAGGCAAATACCTGCTGCTCGATTTCTGGAGCATCGGTTGCGGCCCTTGCAGGATGGCCATGCCGGAGATGAGACGAATGGGAGAGGTCTATCGGGATGTGCTGACGGTGATCAGCATTACCCAGGACAGGGAAACCAGTTGGAAAAAGTATTCCGCAGAGCAGGGGATCGAGGGGGTGAACCTGCGGGATCCGGAGAGCCTGACCGGACTGTCGGTTTATTACGGTGTCAAGGGGATTCCCCATTATGTCCTGATTTCGCCCGAAGGAAAAGTGATTACGTCGTGGACGGGTTACGCTCCGGGTTTGATTGAGAAAAAACTCGATGAAATACTGCCCGATTCGGTGGGCAGACCTTTTGTAATCGAGGGAAACCTGCAGGGTGTTGAAGACGGCTTGGGCATCGGCTTGGGCCGGGTTGAACCGGGAGGCATCCCTCAAATCGGACAGGATACGATCCGGGGAGGAAAATTTCGCTTCAGCGGTTTGCTGAATGGGCCGACGCACATGGTGCTGATGGGCGATCCCCGGCAGGGATTTTCATTTACACGGCTCGATTTCTGGGCCGGGCCGGGGCGGACGACCGTTGCCGGTGACGACAAGATGATCCGGTCGTGGCGTGCAGAGAGCGATCTGCCCGAACAGACCGAACAGAACCGTTATGCGGATGCCTGCCGGGATGCCGTCCACCGCCAGCAACAGTGCATGATCGAAATTAGGCAGGCCGGACGGGTCCAAACCCCGCAGACCGATTCGCTTTGGGCCGAATACCAGGCATTGCAGCGATTGGTGGACAGTGTTGAAATCGCGATCCTGCAAACGCTGCCCGAAGGCGTTACTCCTTCCGCAGTCTGGATGGATAAACTCTCGACGCAGGCAAGTAACGCCCGTTATGCAAAGGATTATCCATACCGGGATGTCGTCGTGGAGTTGTATGAGGCGTTGAGCGACAGCCAGAAAGGCTCTCCGGAAGGGATCGAGATCGGACACAGGCTCTATCCGCGAAGTCTGAAACCCGGCGATATGGCGCCGGACGGCGTGTTGGCCGATCCGTCGGGTAAATCATGCCGGCTGGCCGATTTCCGTACACCGGACAAATATATGCTACTCGATTTCTGGAGAGTGGCTTGCGCTCCTTGCCACAAATCGGTGCCGGAAATGAAAGAAGTGGTCGAGGAGTACCGCGACCGGCTGACGGTGGTGGCGGTCAACCTCGACGGAATACGAGACCAATGGCTGAAAGCAGCGGCAAAGGACGGTATAACATGGACGAACCTGAACGACCCGCAAGGTTTCGAAGGGTTGCCCTTTTATTACGATGTGTTCGCGGTCCCGACTTATGTGCTGATTTCCCCCGCCGGCAAAGTGTCCGCAATTTGGAGCGGGTATGGACCGGGACTTCTCAAAAAGAACGTCGCAGAAGCGTTCGCGAAGGCCGATGCGGCGTCCGGGCTTATGTCCGCGGAGGCGGATGTTGCCGGGAACTACGACGACATAAGCCCGGTAAAACAGGCCGGAACTTATGTGATCGAGGGGCATGTCACAGGCATTGCCGCCGGAGCCGTATTTTTTCTGATGGACCTGGATTTCGAAGGGGGCTCGTCGATCGCGCGGGATACTCTGCGTGACGGAACATTCAGGTTTACCGGATCCGTCGAGGCACCTGTTAAAATAGGATTGTCATCCCAAGCTATATCTACGATGTTGGAGTGTTGGATCGGCCCGGGTGCGACCACTGCCATTACCGGAGAAGGGCCGTTTCCTGCAGCGTGGAAGATCGAAAGCGACCTGCCTGAGCAAACCGAGTCGAACCGTTACGATGAGGTCTCCCGGGAGATGTCGTTGTTGCGGCAGCAATACCACGCCGAATTCATGTCTATTTACAATAAACTTGACCTGAGTAAGGATTCGGTACCGCCGCGCCTCTTTTCCCTGCAGACAAGCCGGGATTCCGCGGCCCGGATCGCTGCCAGCCGCGAGTTGGAGTTACTGGCCGTATCGCCGGTTTCGACCGTGTGGATGGACCGATTTGTGAGTCAAGTACAACGGGTCTCTTCTTCTACGAAATCTCAGGGGCGCGATACCGTTCTGACCCTTTATGACCGGCTCGGCGACGGTTGGAAGCAGAGCGAACCGGGCCGGTATATTGCGCTGAAACTCTTTCCGCCGAAAGCGGTCGGAATCGGCGATGAATTTGCCGACGGCGAGTTGTTCGATACTACCGGGGTTGTGCGGTACCTGGCCGATTTCCGCTCCGAGGGCAAATACATGGTACTCGATTTCTGGCATTCGGCCTGCCGGGCCTGTCTGGAGGCGATCCCCGAGATGAATGAGGTGGGAGAACAGTACAAAGACAAGTTGGTTATTGTCGGCATTACGCTCGACCGCAGTCCGGAGGTATGGAAGCGCACGCTTGCCGGGCACCGGGTCTCCTGGCCCGGATTGCGTACGGCCGAAGGCAAAGTGGGATTGGCCGCAAAATACAAGGTGAACGGGACCCCGCGTTATGTGATGATTTCGCCGGAGGGACGGGTCGTAGCCTTGTGGGGCGGATATGGGCCCGGAACTTTCCGGAAAGAGGTGGAAAAAGTATTGCAGCCGGCCGATATGCGGTGA
- a CDS encoding TlpA family protein disulfide reductase yields MKKTLVVSIFGIAACLLMAFVLFAKKNITPAPVQRPASAWKLEKSKAWVTGRIALDSGYAKSVTLTAPTLSLSGMFHTELAYLNEDDGTFMLETDIYGPQREHLIYSGNGIPVYLEPGDTLHVEFASSDFMKNSDGKFSSVRFSGPNAAVNADLLAFAVYRGNASYDPFREGKTAEDFRAGTDALYRTYRDQLQAFTVKRQCDPKFFDLADREITTAKQLYTWYAIEVSGGGPLPAKEAPALFAGSESSLDDRNFTFLMPYLYYLDQLGQVDIWGADTVGKPETEKIQVLRNNFDTLLARYPAGLSRDALLLVALQRHYKHKEIRDALSDVYSATDRYLQSPVMREAWEEIVAPYLAAAAPKRNVYKLELRPTEQFIADLFAPYRNSGKVLYVDIWGVWCGPCRQEMPYSVELHEKLQGRPVEFVYLCTSSDKGDFDREIVKLGIADTGKNIWLNEDESRILRHYFGVSGTPHYWIIGENGDFVSESATDPSDPKTYETLRKLTEK; encoded by the coding sequence ATGAAAAAAACACTTGTCGTTTCTATATTCGGCATCGCGGCATGCCTGCTGATGGCGTTTGTTCTTTTTGCGAAGAAAAATATAACGCCGGCACCGGTGCAGCGACCGGCTTCCGCCTGGAAACTGGAAAAATCGAAGGCATGGGTCACCGGACGCATCGCGCTCGACAGCGGCTATGCCAAATCCGTTACACTTACCGCACCTACTTTATCGCTGTCCGGCATGTTCCATACGGAGTTGGCCTATCTGAATGAGGACGACGGAACATTTATGCTGGAAACGGATATTTATGGTCCGCAAAGGGAACACCTGATTTATAGCGGCAACGGCATTCCTGTTTATCTCGAACCTGGCGATACGCTTCATGTCGAATTCGCTTCCAGCGACTTTATGAAAAACAGTGACGGCAAATTCTCTTCGGTGCGGTTCAGCGGACCGAATGCGGCGGTAAATGCCGACCTGTTGGCCTTTGCTGTATATAGGGGGAATGCAAGTTATGATCCGTTTCGCGAGGGAAAGACAGCGGAGGATTTCAGGGCCGGGACTGATGCGTTGTACAGAACCTATCGGGATCAATTGCAGGCATTCACAGTTAAGCGGCAGTGCGATCCGAAATTCTTCGACCTGGCGGATCGGGAGATTACTACTGCGAAGCAGCTGTATACCTGGTATGCGATAGAGGTCAGTGGTGGTGGCCCGCTTCCTGCCAAAGAGGCCCCCGCTCTCTTCGCAGGCAGCGAATCGTCGTTGGATGACCGGAATTTTACTTTCCTGATGCCGTACCTGTATTACCTGGATCAATTGGGGCAGGTCGATATCTGGGGGGCGGATACGGTCGGCAAACCGGAGACGGAGAAGATACAGGTTCTCCGCAACAACTTCGATACGCTCCTGGCCCGTTATCCGGCCGGATTGTCGCGCGATGCGTTGTTGCTGGTTGCGCTGCAACGGCATTACAAACACAAAGAGATCCGCGATGCTCTGTCGGACGTCTATTCCGCTACGGACCGTTATCTCCAAAGCCCGGTCATGCGCGAAGCGTGGGAGGAAATTGTCGCTCCTTACCTGGCTGCCGCCGCGCCGAAACGGAATGTGTACAAACTCGAACTGCGTCCGACCGAACAGTTTATCGCCGATCTGTTCGCACCGTACCGCAACAGCGGTAAGGTGCTGTATGTAGATATCTGGGGAGTGTGGTGCGGGCCATGTCGTCAAGAGATGCCCTATTCGGTCGAACTGCATGAAAAATTGCAGGGGCGTCCTGTCGAGTTCGTCTATCTCTGTACCTCCAGCGATAAAGGGGATTTCGACCGGGAGATCGTCAAATTGGGAATTGCCGATACCGGGAAGAATATTTGGTTGAACGAAGATGAAAGTAGGATATTGCGACACTATTTTGGAGTCAGCGGAACTCCGCACTATTGGATCATCGGCGAGAACGGCGACTTCGTGTCGGAATCCGCAACCGATCCTTCCGATCCGAAAACCTACGAAACGCTGCGGAAGCTGACGGAAAAATAG
- the tsaD gene encoding tRNA (adenosine(37)-N6)-threonylcarbamoyltransferase complex transferase subunit TsaD, translating into MDITILGIESSCDDTSAAVIRNTTLLSNVIASQEVHRKYGGVIPELASRAHQQNIIPVIDTAIKEAGISASEIDGIAFTRGPGLLGSLLVGVSFAKGLALSLDVPMMEINHLQGHIFSHFIDLPDRELPHPRFPFLCLLVSGGHSQIVLVKDYAEMEIIGTTIDDAAGEAFDKCAKVMGLPYPGGPVIDRLAKEGAPQRFKFAKPSVDGLDYSFSGLKTSFLYFLRDEMRDNPDFIEQNKADLCASLQSTIIDTLLNKLVKAAKQYDIDEIAIAGGVSANSGLRNAVAAEGRKRGWNTYLPEFKFTTDNAAMIAITGYFKYQRGEFAPMDIAPVSRIGDFSKTE; encoded by the coding sequence ATGGATATTACAATCCTGGGCATCGAATCGTCGTGCGACGACACGTCGGCGGCCGTCATCCGCAACACCACGCTCCTGTCGAACGTGATCGCCTCGCAGGAGGTGCACCGCAAATACGGCGGCGTAATCCCCGAACTGGCCTCGCGTGCGCACCAGCAGAACATCATCCCGGTGATCGATACGGCCATTAAGGAGGCGGGGATTTCGGCCTCGGAGATCGACGGCATCGCCTTCACGCGCGGGCCCGGCCTGCTCGGATCGCTGCTGGTCGGCGTCTCGTTCGCCAAGGGACTGGCCCTGTCGCTCGACGTACCGATGATGGAGATCAACCACCTGCAGGGACATATCTTCTCGCATTTCATCGACCTGCCGGACCGGGAACTCCCGCACCCGCGCTTCCCTTTCCTCTGCCTGCTCGTGTCGGGAGGCCATTCGCAGATCGTACTGGTTAAGGACTACGCCGAGATGGAGATCATCGGCACGACGATCGACGACGCCGCAGGCGAAGCGTTCGACAAATGCGCGAAGGTGATGGGCCTGCCCTATCCCGGCGGCCCGGTGATCGACCGGCTGGCCAAAGAGGGCGCCCCGCAACGCTTCAAATTCGCCAAACCGTCGGTCGACGGCCTCGATTACAGCTTCAGCGGGCTCAAAACCTCGTTCCTCTACTTCCTGCGCGACGAGATGCGTGACAATCCGGATTTCATCGAACAGAACAAGGCCGACCTCTGCGCCTCTCTCCAGAGCACGATCATCGACACGTTGCTGAACAAACTGGTCAAGGCGGCGAAACAGTACGACATCGACGAGATCGCGATCGCCGGCGGCGTATCGGCCAATTCAGGCCTGCGGAACGCCGTAGCCGCCGAGGGACGCAAGCGCGGTTGGAATACCTACCTTCCCGAGTTCAAATTCACGACGGACAACGCGGCGATGATCGCCATCACGGGCTACTTCAAGTACCAGCGCGGCGAATTCGCACCGATGGACATCGCACCGGTCTCACGCATCGGCGATTTTTCAAAAACCGAATAG
- a CDS encoding translocation/assembly module TamB domain-containing protein, with the protein MLSFLSATLLALIILPIACSLLLNLPSVQDYAGRKLTGWLSGKLQTEVHVDKLRLRLFNRVTLDGLYIEDYHQDTMLYARRIVVPLQSLNPFTGRVALGRVELEQPKFYLMQDSTGRTNLKQILLKLKRERKKEKKTFRLTAAGVAISDMAFKHLKLERRDRDYGVNFTDLDVRRFNLRVHDVSVVNDSVNLAIDHISLEERSGLVIDALSTRNFKISGSGMRFERLALRTPDSRVGMNHLYFRTGTWKGYNDFLEKVDISSEIVDSRVSFRTIAFFAPTLRNWQTVFEHVNGTVEGPVAAMSGNLTRVDCRDTRVSVRFGMYGVPDIPRTRFTFDVASLETNEADVAFILGDIAGRTLQPADAERLRRMGRISFTGRFDGLFRDFAASGRLGMDQGNVNLKLNFKSLQARTAGFSGEVRTDGFDLGSLLQVPKLGRFTLAAGVTGSYGGGMLKLKTKADLPRIYYNGYDYHDIELNGEFDNRSFLGAIQSKDENLSFDFDGQLAFNDTVPAYNFALQLYRADLHRLNFNKRDSVSVVRGNLVAVGSGSTLDNMNGEATVSHMVYVNHLDTVRTGNIRFVAQNNAERKQLGMYSSFADVEFRGRLGYKNLFSYFTNTLVTYLPSLDETSRRRRAERPEKPQAATVDNYYLVKVDVKEANNVAGIFLPGLELAEGTKLSFLFNPQSDIFSLTCTSDYIERGNFFVSDLNVSSRNQGDSISLYLRSDDIFVGGVYMPDFSVQGGVKENQIRLATRFNNKENGAYALISTVSTLQSDPLSGIPQLRIHFYPSTFGTDKQIWALGAKEILYDSTRMVVDSFMMVSGKQRLVIDGVASHSMADTLHLRMDNFDLTPLSQITDRQGYRISGFTSGSADMAAALGRGVLYANIAFDDIRVNDIPMRNTVFRSKWDFNAQRALFELADRQQQTPIVQGYYQPSERYYRADVQLDSIDLALLDPVLKGAIRDSRGTANAALRLSNPEGRMRLDGRIVVPSFHTTVGYTNVPYTLDSSVIDVRSNVMTMQPTTVRDPQGHSAGFGMSFDFSNLRNLAYDVRVRPEGVLVLNTTLAENDLFYGKVYASGSATISGNKNGVNMNIVASTAGNSQFFLPLSGASNISAADFIVFEDPASKRRTDSLHRMSRRKQILLNRKARLRNTVPSRMNINMQLTLRPDLEMQLVIDPATGDVLKGRGNGSLNLSINPSNDLFTIYGDYDITEGSYKFTLRNIVARTFSLEPGSSIRWTGDPLDATLDITAAYKLKASLSGLMAPGDGAGRSASTSVDCLIKLTDKLTDPTINFDIQLPNATPETQALVSQSINTQEAMATQFLWLLATKSFYSEYQSFGTSLATATGVDFLTNQVSSLMSTERFSLVPKYTPKGELSSDEVGGSVYGELIKDKLILEADVNYDTQNNKASTRQNSVSGDATLSLILDRSGNLRVQAFTRTIEDFNPNQGTQESGIGIFYRENFNSFKDLVQLFKDRFANIARRRAERKAAKRQRKAAEHAVPAVVKTSEGEPAGREETPVRAEGE; encoded by the coding sequence TTGTTATCCTTCCTATCGGCGACCCTCCTCGCGCTGATCATTTTGCCCATCGCCTGCTCGCTGTTGCTGAACCTTCCTTCGGTGCAGGATTATGCGGGCCGCAAGCTGACCGGATGGCTCAGCGGGAAATTGCAGACCGAAGTGCATGTCGACAAACTGCGGCTGCGGCTTTTCAACCGTGTGACGCTCGACGGGCTGTATATCGAAGATTACCATCAGGATACGATGCTTTATGCCCGGCGTATCGTGGTGCCGTTGCAGAGCCTCAACCCCTTTACGGGCCGTGTCGCGCTGGGGCGTGTCGAGCTCGAGCAGCCGAAGTTCTACCTGATGCAGGACAGTACGGGGCGCACGAACCTCAAACAAATCCTGCTGAAGCTCAAGCGCGAGCGCAAAAAGGAGAAAAAAACGTTCCGGCTGACGGCTGCGGGTGTTGCGATCAGCGACATGGCTTTCAAGCACCTGAAGCTCGAGCGGCGTGACCGCGATTACGGGGTGAATTTTACCGACCTCGATGTACGCCGGTTCAACCTGCGCGTACACGACGTTTCGGTTGTGAACGACAGCGTGAACCTGGCGATCGACCACATTTCGCTCGAAGAGCGCAGCGGGTTGGTGATTGATGCCCTGTCGACACGCAATTTCAAAATTTCCGGTTCCGGGATGCGTTTCGAACGGTTGGCCCTGCGAACTCCCGACTCGCGCGTGGGCATGAACCACCTCTATTTCCGGACCGGTACGTGGAAAGGCTACAACGATTTCCTGGAGAAGGTGGATATTTCGTCGGAGATCGTCGATTCGCGCGTTAGTTTCCGCACGATCGCTTTTTTCGCCCCGACGCTGCGCAACTGGCAGACCGTTTTCGAACATGTGAACGGTACCGTCGAGGGGCCCGTGGCCGCGATGTCGGGCAACCTGACGCGCGTGGATTGCCGCGATACGCGCGTGAGCGTGCGCTTCGGCATGTACGGCGTTCCGGACATTCCCCGCACGCGCTTTACATTCGACGTGGCTTCGCTCGAAACCAACGAGGCGGACGTGGCCTTTATCCTCGGCGATATTGCCGGGCGGACGCTCCAGCCTGCCGATGCGGAGCGGTTGCGCCGGATGGGCCGCATCTCGTTTACGGGACGTTTCGACGGCCTGTTCCGCGATTTTGCGGCATCGGGGCGGCTCGGCATGGATCAGGGAAATGTCAACCTGAAATTGAATTTCAAGTCGCTGCAGGCCCGTACTGCCGGATTCAGCGGCGAGGTGCGTACCGACGGGTTCGACCTGGGTAGCCTGCTGCAAGTGCCCAAGTTGGGCCGGTTCACGCTTGCGGCCGGCGTCACCGGTTCGTACGGGGGCGGCATGCTCAAACTCAAGACGAAAGCCGACCTGCCGCGCATCTATTACAACGGTTACGATTACCACGATATCGAACTCAACGGCGAATTCGACAACCGCAGTTTCCTCGGCGCGATTCAATCCAAGGACGAAAACCTGTCGTTCGATTTCGACGGGCAGCTGGCTTTCAACGATACGGTGCCCGCCTATAATTTCGCGTTGCAGCTCTATCGGGCCGACCTGCACAGGCTGAACTTCAACAAGCGCGATTCTGTGTCGGTCGTGCGCGGCAACCTGGTGGCGGTGGGCTCTGGCTCGACACTCGACAACATGAACGGGGAGGCGACCGTCAGCCACATGGTCTATGTCAACCATCTCGATACGGTCCGTACGGGCAACATCCGTTTCGTCGCGCAGAACAATGCCGAACGCAAACAGTTGGGGATGTACTCTTCGTTTGCCGACGTCGAATTCCGCGGTCGGCTCGGCTACAAAAACCTCTTTTCGTATTTTACCAATACGCTGGTCACCTACCTGCCCTCGCTCGACGAAACTTCGCGCCGCAGGCGTGCCGAGCGTCCCGAAAAACCGCAGGCCGCCACGGTGGATAACTACTACCTGGTCAAAGTCGACGTCAAAGAGGCGAACAACGTGGCCGGTATTTTCCTGCCCGGGCTCGAACTGGCCGAAGGGACGAAGCTTTCGTTCCTGTTCAATCCGCAGAGCGATATTTTCTCGCTCACCTGTACGTCCGACTACATCGAGCGCGGCAATTTCTTCGTCTCGGACCTCAATGTCAGCAGCCGGAACCAGGGCGACTCCATTTCGCTGTACCTGCGCTCGGACGATATTTTCGTCGGCGGGGTCTATATGCCGGATTTCTCGGTGCAGGGCGGTGTGAAGGAGAACCAAATCCGCTTGGCGACCCGTTTCAACAACAAAGAGAACGGTGCCTATGCACTGATCAGTACCGTATCGACTCTCCAAAGCGATCCGCTCAGCGGCATTCCGCAGCTCAGGATACATTTCTATCCTTCTACGTTCGGTACGGATAAACAGATATGGGCGCTCGGCGCAAAGGAGATACTTTACGATTCGACCCGTATGGTGGTCGACAGTTTCATGATGGTCAGCGGCAAGCAGCGGTTGGTGATCGACGGCGTCGCGTCGCACAGCATGGCCGACACGTTGCACCTGAGGATGGATAACTTCGACCTGACGCCGCTTTCGCAGATTACCGACCGGCAGGGCTACCGCATCAGCGGGTTTACCAGCGGTTCGGCCGATATGGCTGCAGCGCTGGGCCGCGGCGTGCTCTATGCGAATATCGCCTTCGACGATATCCGGGTGAACGACATTCCGATGCGCAATACGGTTTTCCGCAGCAAATGGGATTTCAATGCGCAGCGCGCGCTGTTCGAACTGGCGGACCGGCAGCAGCAGACGCCCATCGTCCAGGGCTACTACCAGCCTTCGGAGCGTTATTACCGTGCCGACGTACAGCTCGACAGCATCGACCTGGCGCTGTTGGACCCGGTGCTCAAGGGGGCGATCCGCGACAGCCGGGGAACGGCCAATGCGGCGCTCAGGCTTTCGAATCCCGAGGGGCGCATGCGGCTCGACGGGAGGATCGTCGTCCCGTCGTTCCATACGACGGTGGGCTATACGAATGTACCCTATACGCTCGACTCGTCGGTGATCGACGTCCGGTCGAACGTGATGACGATGCAGCCCACCACGGTGCGCGACCCGCAGGGACATTCGGCCGGATTCGGGATGAGTTTCGATTTTTCGAACCTGCGCAACCTCGCCTACGACGTGCGCGTCAGGCCCGAAGGAGTGCTCGTGCTCAATACGACGCTGGCCGAGAATGACCTCTTCTACGGCAAGGTCTATGCGTCGGGTTCGGCCACCATCAGCGGGAATAAAAACGGCGTGAACATGAACATCGTCGCCTCGACGGCCGGCAATTCGCAGTTTTTCCTGCCGCTGAGCGGTGCGTCGAATATCTCGGCAGCCGATTTCATCGTCTTCGAAGACCCCGCTTCGAAGCGGCGCACGGACAGCCTGCACCGCATGAGCCGGCGTAAGCAGATCCTGCTGAACCGCAAGGCCCGGCTCCGGAATACGGTCCCCTCGCGCATGAATATCAACATGCAGCTCACGTTGCGGCCCGACCTGGAGATGCAACTGGTGATCGACCCCGCTACGGGCGATGTCCTCAAGGGGCGCGGCAACGGAAGCCTGAACCTTTCGATCAATCCGTCAAACGACCTGTTCACGATTTACGGCGATTACGATATTACCGAAGGAAGCTACAAATTCACGCTGCGCAATATCGTCGCGCGCACTTTCTCTCTTGAACCGGGGAGCAGTATCCGCTGGACGGGGGATCCGCTCGACGCGACGCTCGACATTACCGCCGCATACAAACTCAAAGCGTCGCTTTCGGGGCTGATGGCACCCGGCGACGGAGCCGGGCGCAGTGCGAGCACGTCGGTGGACTGCCTGATCAAACTGACCGACAAGCTGACCGATCCGACGATCAATTTCGATATTCAGCTGCCCAATGCCACGCCCGAGACGCAGGCGCTCGTGTCCCAGTCGATCAACACGCAGGAGGCGATGGCCACGCAGTTCCTTTGGCTGTTGGCTACGAAGAGCTTTTACAGCGAATACCAGAGTTTCGGCACGAGCCTCGCCACGGCCACCGGGGTCGATTTCCTCACCAACCAGGTCAGCAGCCTGATGTCCACCGAACGTTTCAGCCTCGTGCCGAAATATACGCCCAAAGGGGAGCTTTCGTCCGACGAGGTGGGCGGTTCGGTCTACGGCGAGTTGATCAAGGACAAACTGATCCTTGAGGCCGACGTGAACTACGATACGCAGAACAACAAGGCCAGTACGCGGCAGAACAGCGTTTCGGGCGACGCGACGCTGAGCCTGATCCTCGACCGTTCGGGCAACCTGCGCGTGCAGGCCTTTACGCGGACGATCGAGGATTTCAACCCGAACCAGGGTACGCAGGAGAGCGGTATCGGGATTTTCTACCGTGAGAACTTCAACAGTTTCAAGGATCTGGTGCAGCTATTCAAGGACCGTTTCGCGAACATCGCGCGCCGCCGGGCCGAGCGCAAGGCCGCGAAACGGCAGCGCAAGGCAGCAGAGCATGCTGTGCCGGCCGTTGTGAAAACATCCGAAGGGGAGCCGGCCGGCCGGGAGGAGACGCCCGTCCGGGCCGAAGGCGAATAA